CGGCGAAGAATTCCGAGACGGCGGTGAAGCGCATCTACGGCGCGGTCGAGCAATCCGGTCTGTGCCGTCATTGTTACATCCTCGGCATCGGCGGCGGCGCGCTGCTGGACGTGGCCGGTTTTGCCGCGGCGACGGCGCATCGCGGCGTGCGCCACGTGCGCCTGCCCACGACCGTGCTGGCGCAGGATGACGCGGGCGTTGGCGTGAAGAACGGCATCAACGCGTTCGGGAAGAAGAATTTCGTCGGCACCTTCGCGCCGCCGTTCGCCGTCATCAACGACTTCGAACTGCTGGCCAGTCTGCCCGCACGCGAGAAACGCGCCGGTTACATCGAGGCCATCAAGGTCGCGCTCATCCGCGACGCGAAGTTCTTCGAGTGGATCGAGCAGAATCAGGCGGCGCTGCGCGCGTTTGAAACTGTCGCGGTCGAGACGTTGATCCGGCGTTGTGCCGAAGCGCATGTGCGCCACATCGCAACGGGCGGGGATCCGTTCGAGCAAGGTTCGGCACGCCCGCTGGACTTCGGCCACTGGGCGGCGCACAAGCTGGAGCAGCTTTCCGAGTTTCGCATCCATCATGGCGAGGCTGTCGCCATCGGCATCGCGCTGGATGTGATTTACTCGACATTGTCGGGTCATCTCGACGCCGCGTCCGGCGAGCGTATCCTGAAACTCATCGCGTCACTGGGCCTCGAGCTTTGGAACGACCAGCTCACCCACAAGAGTTCTGCCGGCAAACTGAGTGTGTTGCACGGCCTCGAGGAATTCCGCGAGCACCTCGGTGGTGCGTTGACGATCACGCTGCTGAAATCCATCGGCCAGGGCTTTGAAGTGCACGAGATGGATGAGGCAAGGGTGCGCGAGGCAATTTCATCGCTTTCGGGACAACGCTACGGAAACAACTCATGAGCGCATTCACCAACCGGCGGCAGCGTCAATGGAGCGCGGACTTTAGCCCGCTTCAA
The sequence above is drawn from the Verrucomicrobiia bacterium genome and encodes:
- a CDS encoding 3-dehydroquinate synthase — protein: MSGDTESLGESQRSGATGAAAAGDNRAPGDSIRATITVSHEHQVHFTHGAFRVDNPLLAAVLGSQPSNRIPRVLVVLDENIAAAQPALVPAIRDYFAARKAHFELVADLLLLPGGETAKNSETAVKRIYGAVEQSGLCRHCYILGIGGGALLDVAGFAAATAHRGVRHVRLPTTVLAQDDAGVGVKNGINAFGKKNFVGTFAPPFAVINDFELLASLPAREKRAGYIEAIKVALIRDAKFFEWIEQNQAALRAFETVAVETLIRRCAEAHVRHIATGGDPFEQGSARPLDFGHWAAHKLEQLSEFRIHHGEAVAIGIALDVIYSTLSGHLDAASGERILKLIASLGLELWNDQLTHKSSAGKLSVLHGLEEFREHLGGALTITLLKSIGQGFEVHEMDEARVREAISSLSGQRYGNNS